From the Lathyrus oleraceus cultivar Zhongwan6 chromosome 4, CAAS_Psat_ZW6_1.0, whole genome shotgun sequence genome, one window contains:
- the LOC127138618 gene encoding xyloglucan endotransglucosylase protein 7 translates to MACKILIGLLFLAFLAATSATNNFSQYFDITWGNGRGKILNKGQLLTLSLDKASGSGFRSKNEYLFGKIDMQLKLVPGNSAGTVTTYYLSSLGDSHDEIDFEFLGNLSGDPYIVHTNIYAQGKGNKEQQFYLWFDPTKDFHTYSILWNPQSIIFSVDGTPLREFKNLESKGIPFPKSQAMSIYSSLWDADNWATRGGLVKTDWAQAPFTASYGNFNIQACVWTSSSGSSCSSKTPSSSNQTWMKQSLDSTGHARIQWVQKNYMIYNYCTDTKRFPQGLPPECSLG, encoded by the exons ATGGCATGTAAGATACTTATTGGCCTTCTTTTCTTAGCTTTTTTAGCAGCAACATCTGCTACTAATAATTTCAGTCAATACTTTGATATCACATGGGGTAATGGCCGTGGCAAAATCCTCAACAAAGGTCAACTTCTTACACTGTCTTTAGACAAAGCCTCTGGCTCTGGATTTCGTTCCAAAAATGAATACTTGTTTGGAAAAATCGACATGCAACTAAAGCTTGTGCCCGGTAACTCTGCTGGAACAGTCACAACTTATTAT CTATCTTCTCTTGGGGATTCTCATGATGAAATAGATTTTGAATTTCTTGGTAACTTAAGTGGTGATCCTTATATTGTTCATACAAACATTTACGCACAAGGGAAAGGAAACAAAGAACAACAGTTTTATTTGTGGTTTGATCCCACCAAGGACTTTCACACCTACTCCATTCTTTGGAATCCTCAAAGCAtcat ATTTTCTGTGGATGGGACTCCTCTAAGGGAATTCAAGAATTTGGAATCAAAAGGTATTCCTTTTCCTAAAAGTCAAGCAATGAGTATATATTCAAGCCTTTGGGATGCTGATAATTGGGCCACAAGGGGTGGCCTGGTGAAAACAGATTGGGCCCAAGCCCCATTCACTGCTTCATATGGAAATTTCAACATCCAAGCTTGTGTTTGGACTTCTTCTTCAGGCTCATCTTGCTCTTCCAAAACTCCATCTTCAAGTAATCAAACATGGATGAAGCAGTCTTTGGATTCAACAGGGCATGCTAGGATTCAATGGGTGCAAAAGAATTACATGATTTACAATTATTGCACTGATACTAAACGATTTCCTCAAGGTCTTCCTCCTGAATGCTCACTTGGTTGA